In Dreissena polymorpha isolate Duluth1 chromosome 11, UMN_Dpol_1.0, whole genome shotgun sequence, the genomic window ttacgccggcggtacaaactccctaaagTTCATAATAACATAGAGAGataaattctttgaaaatgttaagcCAGCGGTACACACTTCCAGatatgcataatcacacagaaaaaatcacactgaaaaaaatGGAAGGTAAAcgacttttaaatgtataattcttaatttattttttaattataaaacatgtaataataaatacaaacacacacaaaggTATACCATTATGTTCGCAATCCACCAGTCAGTAGGTCAGAACATTTATAAAAGAGTGTGAatgattcaatatttttttatgactaactaaaattaattaatttttttataaaaaatacataacatgtttttcaacatgtgaagtcattttaaaaatgaaatatttcaataaaacaatctttACATCAATTATAACCATTCAAAGTTCTTTAACAGATGCAATTGctgcaatttgtattttcattactaaACAATTCTGCCACAAGTTTAGTAtgtattgtaaaaacaaaactttattgtttctcctgacatacaaacatattatagaacataaaacaagagatgtgtttgtcagaaacacactgtccccctactgcgctgcgttgatacatgttttttttacctttgaccttgaaggatgaccttgacctttcaccactcaaaatgtgcagctcaatgagatacacatgcataccaaatatcaagttgctatgtgaaggggcatagaatttatgagcattttttgaaacctaaacgcgaaacctaaacgcaaagtgtgacggaaagacgtacagtccgatcactatatgccctccttcggagacataaaaattaaacattagcaatcacaaattcacaaaatctattttaacaagggctgtttgtaaaacatgcatgccccccatatgggctgtcagttgaagtggcagccaaAGTGTGAAttagtttttgtcactgtgaccttgacctagtaacctgaaaatcgataggggtcatctgctagtcatgatcaatgtacctataaagtttcaggatcctaggcctaattattcttgatttatcatcaggaaaccattttactgtttcgactcactgtgaccttgacctagtgacctgaaaattattaggggttatctgccagtcatgatcaatgaacctatgaattttcatgatcctaggtgtaagcattcttgagttatcgtccggaaaccattttgcggTTTCAAGtcacctgaccttgaccttgtgacctgaaaattaatagggtcatctgcgattcatgatcaatttacctatgaagtttcatgatcctatgcataagcgttcttgagttatcattcggaaaccattttactgtttcgggtcaccgtgaccttgacatttgacctagtgacctgaaaatcaataggtgtcatctgcgagtcgtgatcaatgtacctatgaagtttcatgatcctaggcataagagttcttgagtaatcatccggaaaccattttactatttcgggtcaccatgaccttgacctttgacctagtgacctgaaaatcaatagcggtcatctgcgagtcatgatcaatgtacctatgaagtttcatgatccttggcataagccttcttgagttatcatccggaaaccattttactatttcgggtcaccgtgaccttgacctttgacctagtgacctcaaaatcaataggggtcatctgtgagtcatgatcaatgtacctatgaagtttcatgatcctaggcctaagtgttcttgagttatcatctggaaaccatctggtggacagacggacatacggaccgacatgagcaaaacaatatacccctcttcttcgaagggggacataataaagcatttttatgtgaAGACAAGTTCATACAAAGCATTTCTAAACCGAAATCGAAAATTGGTAGAAAAATGCACATGAACAAATGTACAGTTACAATAGCTTATAAAGGACATCTCACTCAATACTTTCGGGGGATTATAAAGACAACTGGCGAAATAAGGAACATTTGACTGGATACAAATTGTTAAACACTACACCTCAATAATAGTGTCTTATTTTTGCCCACCAGAGACGTATATTtgctaaaacaaatttaattgacTGATCCAATTTCACCATAAAATGAAACTCTGGGTTGGAATAAACCCATGTGTTCTAGTAAAGATTGACGCAGAAGTTCTTGCAATaaccttaaaataaacaaaatatatcctTCAAAAAGGCAGCAGAACACATACAAAATGAGCAACAAGATGTGCATATACTGCATAAATGAAGTATACAGGTCCATCAAGAATTTTATCCACAGATGTTTCTTCCTTTCTTCATCTGTAATCATGACCAGTCGTGATCTGCACAGTGTTGTGTCTTAAATAAACAAACCACATATCAATgccaaacaaaaacaagagctttctccatcagacatatgcccccaaaaaacgctttttcaaaacctaaaggcAGAGTTTgaacctaaaagcggaccctaagtttaatgtcaaggtcaaaggggtcaaaatttgtgtgcgtatggaaaggccttgtccatatacaaatgcataccaattataaaggttacatctgaagcgacatacaagttatgagcatttttcgaaacctttaagcgatattatgggcatttttcactgttgaattgagctgaaaagaattaacaggtcaaacaaGTTACTTAAAATGaagttactgaccaattatctgcaactcatcttgctaccagttgttattaaaaatatattttatattcgatatcttacgtgactcacccagtcctgtaagccatccgtaaaacaaaattgtgtctttgtgtcgtatgaacgaatctgcactaaaactaaatttaggtacaCATCGTACAAgcatgaccagttgtcaaacgaaagtacagtttatattcaatttaattcaaatgcattatttttctctttcagggatattgttttagcatgttgatgctgcattaacaaatctaagtatatatgaagtgaaaacaccaaaaataaacaacggttgcgatagacacctattaactgttagatgcccataatatcactttaacgcaagtgtgacggacagacatatgaacggacggacagtgcaatcactatatgccgtCCTGTAACGTACTGAAAATCAAGCtgtagaataatttatttttattttaaatgcctaATAGGCTACTCAACAATACttcaaacaaaatgcatttttaaacctTGAAAAGCTGAAAACGTGAGAATACaagaaatgttaacaaaacatataaaggCTTAATTAATGCTTTAATATCTGTAGAACACTAGTTGCAGTATCGAGTTTATTTTGCGAGAAAATATCATTCAAGTTGTGTTCCTTCAAGGCATGGGAAttccgtttttaaaaaaatggatgAAAGTTAACCTTTACCTTGTCTTCCACTAGATTTAGGCAACAGAAAGAGCGACACACGATTGAAAATATTTGTgccaagtttaataaaattcacTCAATACATGActaagttatgctctggacacaaACAGGATGCAGCATTGTActatatatagacatttgacctataatagtgacattgaccttggaggtagggaacTGGTATTTAAGCATACACAGTCTAATGATGAGGATCTTTTGTACCAAGTTTAAGGAATTTCGCTTTATAAATGACAAACTTATGCTCCTTGGGACAGATGGACGGTCGTGATTCCCATATCccatttactccaggactctgggggttactggttcgagccctgatgggggctactttttttccttttttttaaattttattcttgattttttacttgagctttttagatccagtgtttacatttatcaatataaagcacttaaagacaaactacaaaacatgccaaaatctgtgaaaaggcccctttaatattaatcagttttaatactattattacttatttcttataaaaacCATTATATgttcaaagaaaaaaaagagcAATATACAAACCATATATAAATCTTCTCTTCCTTTTGCCAAACCCTTTCCCACCAGAAGTGTTATCATCTGAAATGTTTCAATGGAATATTTTCATATGGATTACATGTACACtaaaaatacacaataatttTCTACAGATGGGTTTGATTAGGATAAGTAGAAacaaattttttatgaaataatgttcataattattttattgtcacatttttactgtaaaacataCTTAAACTTAAGTTTGTTCTTCCTGATCCTGTCAAATTCAAACTAAATACATAACAAATGAATTTCAACTCTATAACGAATGTAAAAAGAtaactttaatgatattttcaagatttatgataataataaatatcatatatatttactcTTCTTTTTGGCAACCCTGAGGTCAGAAGCTTCGTCTCCAGTTTTTCGCTTTTTTATCTGTACCTTGAATTATACAAATTACACctcaatattgtattttattattatacatgtatctcaTACTGTTTTACAAATTACATATTGTAAGGGTCCATCAGCCCATGTTTGAAAGCAAATATCCAAGCTCTTGGCATTGTGGTTTCAGGGAAGAagtttttacaatatacatataggaAAACATATTTGCCTTCAGGGTTGGGCCAATTTTTACCCttaaaggcataatttgaacaatattggtaGAGGTATTCCAGACgatgtttaatgtcaaatatcaaagctttagttttaatatttaagagaagtttttttaacttttcactatatacatttaaggaaaaaacatTTGGCCCCTGGTATGGGGCAAATTCCGACCCAAGAGGCATAATTTTAACATTCTTGTTTACTGTTTAGGTTCATCATAtgatgtttcatgccaaatattaGAGCTCTAAGCTCTAGatgttactatatacatataaggaaaccTATCCATTTCCATGGTAATATGAGTTATGCAAAGAACATTCctgccaagtttcattaagattagcCGAGTGGTTGATTAAGATTTACAAACTCAACATGTATATTCTCAGAGTATATACTATATGCTAGAAATGCAATATGGATGATTATCAAATCAGTTGGGGGGGAAATTTATACCCTGAGTACGGTGAGCTCAGGTTAGCTAACAATATATGACCTTACTGTAGAAAAAGCTCACCAATGGCTGTCTGTTTTCCTTTTCAATCAGTTCACGAACTTCAGGAACCATTCCTTGTCCTGGTGGAAAGGACTGCCTTATAGGTTGTCTTGGTAGCAGTGTTAAAGGAAATACCGGTACTCCAGAATCTAAACTGTCCATGTTGGAATTGAGCGATTCGTAAAAGTCTAGCCACTTTTGTGTACTATCCTGCTTTTTGAAAATTAGTTTCAGagctttaatttgtttaacatttttatctatttcaattttactaaaatttggCTTCAATATTTCTGGCTTTCCACTTGGGGCTTTATTCAAAAAGTTCCCATTAAGGGCTGACCACGGCTGAGATTGAACCCCTTTATAAAACACTTTTACACCACCGTCCACAGAAACAAATTTAAAGTGCAAAGGTTGGGTGATGTGGTCAGCTTTGTTCAAATCACCCTCAATCCATGACTTAACATCAAATAATTGTGTGATACGCTCTGCATTTTTCAAAAcgtttaaaaagtcatcaaaataTTCAGCATCTTTAGTATTTAACAGCCTGGACACCTCACTAAATTTTGCATCAATGTCTTCATGCGTGTGGCCAACAATAAGGAAGGACATATGAAcctgaaatataatatatgattATCAAATCCGACAAATCAAATACCTTCAGTCAATAAAGTCGACAATGGCTGAACAAGATAATGCCTTTCCcaagttttatcataattttatttgaaaaaaatgcataaactacaagatggaataatactaagaaaaactattcatttaataatcaaatataaataatttatatgttaaggCTACAAAAATGTTACCTGAAATAAAAGCCAAAAAGATGCaattccataattttgaaaacaaacattgcaGGATTCAAAACTATCATGTTTTTAGTGATATATATGATACACAGTAGTTGGCAACAATAACATGTCTAAAGTTAATTAGTTATAGTAACTATCCTTTCCCTGATAGATACATGCTTTTACGATCCCTATCGATTCCCTGAATAGACGTGTTTCCGCGACGTTATCGATTACCtggtaaacaagggctgtttgtaaaacatgcatgccccctatatgggctataagttgtagtagcagccattgtgtgaatacgttttcttcgaaggggggcataataagcattTCTACTAAATCATGCTACAGAGGTTGAATAATTGTAAGTAGTGCACatgaatattcaaataatcaagttaatgaaaatgaaattatttgaatactCATCCTTAAGAAAGACTGTCGTAAAACAGACACTGTGATCTTTGAAATCAACACTCACCTCATGGAAAACCTGTTCTGCCACTAACAATTCCAGAAATGCAAATACATAACGGTTCTTATTTTCCCTCCAACAGTTGTCTGCTTGGATAAACAAATTTGGAGGCAGGAAGTTGTTCTGGAATAAAAACATCCACAAAATTATTGCACAATAGTGTTGTTCTCTAGAGTAAACAACAAGTAAAACTACAACATAGGGAAAACAATAAAAGTAAGATGGTCAGTGTTTATATCACATGATCATACACAAATATAGCTAGTCTGGCGAAAATGTGTTATCATACTAATGCTTTTTGTATGACTCGTATTCTGATGTTATCTATCCTATTAACCAACCTAAGCAAGAATTTATAATCCTCTATACAAATTCATAAAACCAGGGGTCTCACTCTGGTTTGGGGGAACACCGAGGCGGGCGAAATCAGGCATCATTTTCCATAGGAGAATTTCAACCAAAACATAAGAAacattacaatatttgttttaatcacTTAATTTGTCCTTTTTACTACAATCTATTAACAGTTAACACTTATCTATCAATTTTATTTAGTTTGAAACATTTTGAACTTGAACTTGACAATTCTGGGTCTAGGGCATTCAATTGTCTTGCATTTTTATCTGAAATGGGGGAACTGTATACTTTTTGCTGGGGAAATATGGCCTTATTTAAACCCCAAAAACCAGAGATTGAGACCCCTGAAAATACTGACTGTACTATCACCATCTTTACCAAAAAAGCCATCATGTGGTATTTCATTAGTGTCAAGGGCTTTGGTTATTTTCAGAAATGTAGGTGCTTGAATGGCCTGCTTACAATTTTTGTCTTCCAAGTATAATTATGTAAGATAACATGTGCACAAACATTACTCACATTTGCCTTGGCTTGACGTAGTAGCTCTTTAAGTATGATGTTGATTGTCAAGTTGGGATCATGAGGATATTCATTAATGTCCACATAGGCATGAAACCCTCCATGCCCGTGACTTAGCACTCCAGTGACATGAGTATGCAGAAGATCCACTGCATGCAGATTCTGTAATTTTTCACATAACAGTTACAAAATCTTGCACAATACATCATTTAAATTTGGaaatcaaaaacaaacaaaatactgaATCTTGTTTGTGTATTTCGTCTCCTAAAACTTAACAAGCATATTTGATTAATTGTTATCACCTGCCA contains:
- the LOC127850505 gene encoding uncharacterized protein LOC127850505 — translated: MQPELIQVNWSSDEELVQVRWSDSDSGDPVNCSMTTLQDITGSADCAVTDSEQVQRDEEYLDIWDSDESLMFLSSTDSEHDIEQVLAKPKKKTENKYIQSEVKSEGRMKLKALKFLSIKTALTTPCYCGKRCIMQLNINSVRDIREKFWHNPKLTRITLLKASYEKSEKVGKYRYFSVQSKKQEIQLCTKAFLAALRVNKNTLTTVADMCMNNKEAPTGKSPRNWDKSTLLLIAWLEDYFRFHGERMPHRNEIVMPYGTVKSHIYEQYKMDVENPVSKSQFYKKWIDSFQFVKTKKTNSFSKCTTCVTLERLMSKTTSFEMRAFYKKKKEEHNIRQMLERKYYYNKKDQAQRNPSQHMSIIIDGMDQAKTNLPHFAGRNPKNLHAVDLLHTHVTGVLSHGHGGFHAYVDINEYPHDPNLTINIILKELLRQAKANNNFLPPNLFIQADNCWRENKNRYVFAFLELLVAEQVFHEVHMSFLIVGHTHEDIDAKFSEVSRLLNTKDAEYFDDFLNVLKNAERITQLFDVKSWIEGDLNKADHITQPLHFKFVSVDGGVKVFYKGVQSQPWSALNGNFLNKAPSGKPEILKPNFSKIEIDKNVKQIKALKLIFKKQDSTQKWLDFYESLNSNMDSLDSGVPVFPLTLLPRQPIRQSFPPGQGMVPEVRELIEKENRQPLVQIKKRKTGDEASDLRVAKKKNDNTSGGKGFGKRKRRFIYDTTLCRSRLVMITDEERKKHLWIKFLMDLYTSFMQYMHILLLILYVFCCLFEGYILFILRLLQELLRQSLLEHMGLFQPRVSFYGEIGSVN